The Pseudomonas sp. G2-4 genome window below encodes:
- a CDS encoding LuxR C-terminal-related transcriptional regulator, with protein MESDRNSWQGLQTSIRTPSFLDLDVDCTAIGIASVNGPAVHFKKILFLEGEIHEEPETLQSHCASLLALWAAVRAPSLIDLGKCTCIGRRLLLQEPTLGRRFAVHATHLDENNLLFAVVSSTKRWNNVETAKSLVTVLVQHAAQIHAADDFQPCVPLEQIGAGLDWYQFTTREVEILKLVASGISNKQIARELGSSPNTVRNQIHTLFRKAEVTNRTELALRVAATI; from the coding sequence ATGGAAAGCGACAGGAACAGCTGGCAAGGGCTTCAAACAAGCATAAGAACGCCATCCTTTCTAGACCTGGACGTGGACTGCACTGCCATTGGTATCGCCTCTGTGAATGGCCCCGCCGTTCACTTCAAGAAAATCCTTTTTCTCGAAGGCGAAATTCACGAAGAGCCCGAAACGCTGCAGAGCCACTGTGCTTCGCTGCTCGCCCTATGGGCTGCAGTGAGAGCGCCGTCCTTGATTGACCTCGGCAAATGCACGTGTATAGGACGCCGCTTGCTCCTACAGGAGCCGACCCTTGGTAGAAGGTTTGCCGTCCACGCCACCCACCTCGACGAGAACAACCTTCTCTTTGCAGTCGTTAGTTCGACTAAGCGCTGGAACAACGTTGAAACTGCCAAAAGCCTGGTCACAGTACTTGTTCAACATGCAGCTCAAATTCACGCAGCTGACGATTTCCAACCTTGTGTACCACTCGAGCAGATAGGCGCAGGGCTGGATTGGTATCAGTTTACGACCCGGGAGGTTGAAATTCTGAAGCTAGTCGCCAGCGGAATCAGCAACAAGCAGATCGCCCGGGAACTAGGCTCAAGCCCAAATACGGTCCGAAATCAGATCCATACGTTGTTCCGCAAGGCAGAAGTGACAAACCGAACAGAGTTGGCACTTAGGGTTGCCGCAACGATTTGA